One Brassica oleracea var. oleracea cultivar TO1000 chromosome C7, BOL, whole genome shotgun sequence genomic window carries:
- the LOC106303589 gene encoding uncharacterized protein LOC106303589 isoform X3, with protein sequence MSSSPDIAGILENTKELDRLRKEQEEVLVEINKMHKKLQATPEVVEKPGDTSLSKLKNLYIQAKELSESEVTVSNILLTQLDSLLPSGPTGQQRRKLGNDQKRKRMKVESDVQRVSPSVRNQIEAYASLRGEQVAARVTADDAEKDEWFVVKVIHFDRETKEVEVLDEEPGDDEEGGGQRTYKLSMSCILPFPKRNDPSTTQEFLPGKPVLAVYPGTTALYKATVISTPRKRKSDEYLLEFDDDEEDGALPQRTVPFHKVVALPEGHRQ encoded by the exons ATGTCGTCATCGCCGGACATTGCCGGAATTCTGGAGAACACGAAGGAGCTTGATCGGTTAAGGAAGGAACAAGAAGAAGTTCTTGTCGAGATCAATAAGATGCATAAGAAGCTTCAAGCTA CGCCTGAGGTAGTTGAGAAGCCTGGTGATACTTCTTTGTCAAAGCTTAAAAATTTGTACATTCAAGCCAAAGAGCTTTCAGAAAGTGAAGTAAC TGTTTCAAACATTCTGCTCACTCAGTTGGATTCCCTGCTTCCATCTGGACCAACAGGGCAACAACGCAGAAAACTAG GCAACGATCAGAAGAGGAAGAGAATGAAAGTGGAATCAGATGTACAAAGAGTTTCTCCTTCCGTGAGAAACCAAATCGAGGCTTATGCCAGTCTAAGGGGTGAACAG GTTGCTGCAAGAGTCACTGCCGATGATGCTGAGAAGGATGAATGGTTTGTGGTGAAAGTGATTCACTTCGATAGAGAAACAAAAGA AGTTGAAGTACTTGATGAAGAGCCAGGAGATGATGAAGAAGGAGGTGGCCAGAG GACGTATAAACTATCAATGTCGTGTATATTACCGTTTCCAAAAAGGAATGACCCTTCAACCACACAAGAGTTTCTACCAGGGAAACCTGTCTTAGCTGTGTATCCAGGAACCACGGCGCTTTACAAGGCGACTGTAATAAGCACCCCACGAAAG AGGAAGTCTGACGA GTACTTGCTGGAATTCGATGATGACGAAGAAGACGGAGCATTGCCACAAAGAACAGTACCTTTTCACAAAGTGGTAGCTTTACCAGAAGGCCATCGCCAGTGA
- the LOC106303589 gene encoding uncharacterized protein LOC106303589 isoform X1: MSSSPDIAGILENTKELDRLRKEQEEVLVEINKMHKKLQATPEVVEKPGDTSLSKLKNLYIQAKELSESEVTVSNILLTQLDSLLPSGPTGQQRRKLVAEGNDQKRKRMKVESDVQRVSPSVRNQIEAYASLRGEQVAARVTADDAEKDEWFVVKVIHFDRETKEVEVLDEEPGDDEEGGGQRTYKLSMSCILPFPKRNDPSTTQEFLPGKPVLAVYPGTTALYKATVISTPRKRKSDEYLLEFDDDEEDGALPQRTVPFHKVVALPEGHRQ, from the exons ATGTCGTCATCGCCGGACATTGCCGGAATTCTGGAGAACACGAAGGAGCTTGATCGGTTAAGGAAGGAACAAGAAGAAGTTCTTGTCGAGATCAATAAGATGCATAAGAAGCTTCAAGCTA CGCCTGAGGTAGTTGAGAAGCCTGGTGATACTTCTTTGTCAAAGCTTAAAAATTTGTACATTCAAGCCAAAGAGCTTTCAGAAAGTGAAGTAAC TGTTTCAAACATTCTGCTCACTCAGTTGGATTCCCTGCTTCCATCTGGACCAACAGGGCAACAACGCAGAAAACTAG TGGCAGAAGGCAACGATCAGAAGAGGAAGAGAATGAAAGTGGAATCAGATGTACAAAGAGTTTCTCCTTCCGTGAGAAACCAAATCGAGGCTTATGCCAGTCTAAGGGGTGAACAG GTTGCTGCAAGAGTCACTGCCGATGATGCTGAGAAGGATGAATGGTTTGTGGTGAAAGTGATTCACTTCGATAGAGAAACAAAAGA AGTTGAAGTACTTGATGAAGAGCCAGGAGATGATGAAGAAGGAGGTGGCCAGAG GACGTATAAACTATCAATGTCGTGTATATTACCGTTTCCAAAAAGGAATGACCCTTCAACCACACAAGAGTTTCTACCAGGGAAACCTGTCTTAGCTGTGTATCCAGGAACCACGGCGCTTTACAAGGCGACTGTAATAAGCACCCCACGAAAG AGGAAGTCTGACGA GTACTTGCTGGAATTCGATGATGACGAAGAAGACGGAGCATTGCCACAAAGAACAGTACCTTTTCACAAAGTGGTAGCTTTACCAGAAGGCCATCGCCAGTGA
- the LOC106303589 gene encoding uncharacterized protein LOC106303589 isoform X2, translated as MSSSPDIAGILENTKELDRLRKEQEEVLVEINKMHKKLQATPEVVEKPGDTSLSKLKNLYIQAKELSESEVTVSNILLTQLDSLLPSGPTGQQRRKLEGNDQKRKRMKVESDVQRVSPSVRNQIEAYASLRGEQVAARVTADDAEKDEWFVVKVIHFDRETKEVEVLDEEPGDDEEGGGQRTYKLSMSCILPFPKRNDPSTTQEFLPGKPVLAVYPGTTALYKATVISTPRKRKSDEYLLEFDDDEEDGALPQRTVPFHKVVALPEGHRQ; from the exons ATGTCGTCATCGCCGGACATTGCCGGAATTCTGGAGAACACGAAGGAGCTTGATCGGTTAAGGAAGGAACAAGAAGAAGTTCTTGTCGAGATCAATAAGATGCATAAGAAGCTTCAAGCTA CGCCTGAGGTAGTTGAGAAGCCTGGTGATACTTCTTTGTCAAAGCTTAAAAATTTGTACATTCAAGCCAAAGAGCTTTCAGAAAGTGAAGTAAC TGTTTCAAACATTCTGCTCACTCAGTTGGATTCCCTGCTTCCATCTGGACCAACAGGGCAACAACGCAGAAAACTAG AAGGCAACGATCAGAAGAGGAAGAGAATGAAAGTGGAATCAGATGTACAAAGAGTTTCTCCTTCCGTGAGAAACCAAATCGAGGCTTATGCCAGTCTAAGGGGTGAACAG GTTGCTGCAAGAGTCACTGCCGATGATGCTGAGAAGGATGAATGGTTTGTGGTGAAAGTGATTCACTTCGATAGAGAAACAAAAGA AGTTGAAGTACTTGATGAAGAGCCAGGAGATGATGAAGAAGGAGGTGGCCAGAG GACGTATAAACTATCAATGTCGTGTATATTACCGTTTCCAAAAAGGAATGACCCTTCAACCACACAAGAGTTTCTACCAGGGAAACCTGTCTTAGCTGTGTATCCAGGAACCACGGCGCTTTACAAGGCGACTGTAATAAGCACCCCACGAAAG AGGAAGTCTGACGA GTACTTGCTGGAATTCGATGATGACGAAGAAGACGGAGCATTGCCACAAAGAACAGTACCTTTTCACAAAGTGGTAGCTTTACCAGAAGGCCATCGCCAGTGA
- the LOC106305605 gene encoding uncharacterized protein LOC106305605 isoform X1: MRFIHFCITVWLQDYGKIRLTCMQYIKTKQRYLVTFTVGYDQRKNIDAEEDNFTIMLFHYDGRASEWGKFEWSKRAIHVSIRKQTKWWYAKRFLHPDIVAPYEYIFIWDEDLGVEHFDSEKYLAVVKKHGLEISQPGLEPYEGLEVSIGRADHGLAQSNSFWAGYGRPQFINGSTGQKTNWYMVQLGEDQMDNGCPWVS; encoded by the exons ATGAGGTTCATACATTTTTGTATAACAGTATGGCTTCAAGATTATGGGAAAATTCGGTTGACATGCATGCAGTACATAAAAACCAAGCAGCGGTATCTTGTAACATTTACAGTTGGTTATGATCAGAGGAAAAATATAGACGCCGAAGAAG ATAATTTCACTATAATGCTGTTTCACTACGATGGACGGGCCAGCGAATGGGGAAAATTTGAATGGTCCAAGCGAGCTATTCATGTGAGCATTCGGAAACAAACAAAATG GTGGTACGCCAAGCGATTTCTTCATCCTGACATAGTCGCCCCCTATGAGTATATCTTCATATGGGACGAGGATCTAGGCGTGGAACACTTCGATTCGGAAAA GTATCTGGCGGTGGTGAAGAAACATGGTTTGGAGATCTCACAGCCTGGGTTGGAACCGTACGAAGGGTTAGAGGTGTCAATTGGGCGTGCTGACCATGGGCTAGCCCAGTCCAATTCATTTTGGGCGGGCTATGGACGTCCCCAATTTATAAATGGTTCAACTGGACAAAAGACCAATTGGTACATGGTCCAATTGGGTGAAGACCAAATGGACAATGGTTGTCCATGGGTTTCCTAA
- the LOC106305605 gene encoding uncharacterized protein LOC106305605 isoform X2: MQYIKTKQRYLVTFTVGYDQRKNIDAEEDNFTIMLFHYDGRASEWGKFEWSKRAIHVSIRKQTKWWYAKRFLHPDIVAPYEYIFIWDEDLGVEHFDSEKYLAVVKKHGLEISQPGLEPYEGLEVSIGRADHGLAQSNSFWAGYGRPQFINGSTGQKTNWYMVQLGEDQMDNGCPWVS, encoded by the exons ATGCAGTACATAAAAACCAAGCAGCGGTATCTTGTAACATTTACAGTTGGTTATGATCAGAGGAAAAATATAGACGCCGAAGAAG ATAATTTCACTATAATGCTGTTTCACTACGATGGACGGGCCAGCGAATGGGGAAAATTTGAATGGTCCAAGCGAGCTATTCATGTGAGCATTCGGAAACAAACAAAATG GTGGTACGCCAAGCGATTTCTTCATCCTGACATAGTCGCCCCCTATGAGTATATCTTCATATGGGACGAGGATCTAGGCGTGGAACACTTCGATTCGGAAAA GTATCTGGCGGTGGTGAAGAAACATGGTTTGGAGATCTCACAGCCTGGGTTGGAACCGTACGAAGGGTTAGAGGTGTCAATTGGGCGTGCTGACCATGGGCTAGCCCAGTCCAATTCATTTTGGGCGGGCTATGGACGTCCCCAATTTATAAATGGTTCAACTGGACAAAAGACCAATTGGTACATGGTCCAATTGGGTGAAGACCAAATGGACAATGGTTGTCCATGGGTTTCCTAA
- the LOC106305605 gene encoding uncharacterized protein LOC106305605 isoform X3 has product MDGPANGENLNGPSELFMWYAKRFLHPDIVAPYEYIFIWDEDLGVEHFDSEKYLAVVKKHGLEISQPGLEPYEGLEVSIGRADHGLAQSNSFWAGYGRPQFINGSTGQKTNWYMVQLGEDQMDNGCPWVS; this is encoded by the exons ATGGACGGGCCAGCGAATGGGGAAAATTTGAATGGTCCAAGCGAGCTATTCAT GTGGTACGCCAAGCGATTTCTTCATCCTGACATAGTCGCCCCCTATGAGTATATCTTCATATGGGACGAGGATCTAGGCGTGGAACACTTCGATTCGGAAAA GTATCTGGCGGTGGTGAAGAAACATGGTTTGGAGATCTCACAGCCTGGGTTGGAACCGTACGAAGGGTTAGAGGTGTCAATTGGGCGTGCTGACCATGGGCTAGCCCAGTCCAATTCATTTTGGGCGGGCTATGGACGTCCCCAATTTATAAATGGTTCAACTGGACAAAAGACCAATTGGTACATGGTCCAATTGGGTGAAGACCAAATGGACAATGGTTGTCCATGGGTTTCCTAA